GCTGGTTGGCCTATCTCCACCAGGCGACCCTCTTCATCAAACGAACGGTGTACCAGCCTGCTGCCCATTACCCGGACAACAACTGCAATCTTGAAATCTATTACGACCGCGGTTGTACCGAACTCGAAACACTGGCCCCGCTCTGCCGCCTCGATCCCGGCGCTTCGGTGAGCCACACTGAAATCTGGCAGGTTATTCCCTGGACGGACGACCTGGATCAGTCTGATCTGTTTACAACACTCGCCCAAAGAGCAGCAGAGATGGTATAATGTCAGTACATAACACGTCAAAATTGCAACTGTGATGCAACAGACAGAACATCCCGACAGAGCGCTGACCGCGCTCTGTTTCGTATGCTCGTTGCAAATCATACTACGAACTCTATCGCAGACGTGATCAGAGACCGGCCAGATTCCTGTTATTATATTGCAACGAACCGTCAAACTCTACTGCGTTGACAAACGTCAAAACACGGCTTACACAGTATCAGAAAGGCATCAGACTGCAATACGAGCCTGATGCATATGAGAAAAATTTGTTGACACATGCGGATATTCGTGCTACTATTGCGGTACAGGCCAAAATCAGCGGGAGGAAGAAGGGTTTTGGCTTTTAAGCAAAAACTTCATGTCGTGTTCGATTGCAGACCTCATTAACACCGTTTTGTGGCGGTCGTTACTAGCCGAGCAGTAGCTCCTGGAAAGGCCCTGATGCGCACTCTAATCTTCACCGGCAAAGGTGGCGTTGGCAAGACAAGTGTCGCCGCAGCAACAGCTCTCCGGGCCGCCGATCGAGGCTTGAAGACGCTAGTCATGAGCACCGATCCGGCCCACTCGCTGGCCGACTCGCTCGATCTGGAAGGGCCACTCGGCCCGGAACCGGTTCGGATTACCAAAAACCTCGATGCGCTTGAAGTGAGCATTTATCACGATATCGAGAGCAACTGGGGTATCGTGCGTGAGCACTTCGCGCAACTGATGGCCGAGCAGGGCGTACAGGGCATTCTGGCCGACGAGATGAGCGTCCTGCCAGGTATGGAAGAGGCTTTTCCGCTCATCCGCATCAAGAAACACAAAGAGCGTGGCGACTACGATCTCCTGGTGATCGACTGCGCACCAACGGGAGAAACGCTGCGCCTGCTCTCAGCCCCCGAGACGTTCAAATGGGCAATCAACATGCTACGCGGTGCCGAGCGCTACGTCATCAGGCCGTTGATCCGGCCCATGAGCAAGATTACGCCCGGCCTTAACAAAATGGTTGCCCCACCCGAAGTCTATGATGCGGTTGATGAGATGTTCCGCCAGATGGAGGGGGTAACGGCAACACTGGCCAACCCGCGGGAGACATCGATCCGCCTGGTGATGAACCCGGAAAAGATGGTCATCAAAGAGAGCCAGCGCGCCTTAACCTACCTGTCGATGTACGGTATGACCGTCGATATGGTAGTGGTGAACAAGATTTTGCCCCTCGATCAGGATAGCGGCTATCTGAACCACTGGCGCGATGTGCAACAGCGCTATCTCCAGGATGTTGAACATGCCTTCGTGCCGTTGCCTATCCGGCGGGTACCGTACTATCCCGAAGAAGTGGTGGGCCTGGAGAAGCTACGCCAGATGGGAGATGACATTTACGGCGATATGGATCCAACTGCCGTGCTCTACGACCGGGCACCGCTGGACATTGCCAAAGTTGGTGATAAATCGTACCGGGTCAAGATCCGCCTGCCATTCGCTGATGTGTCGCAGCTCGATCTGTATCAGAACGGCGACGAGCTGGTGATACAGATCGGCGACTTCCGGCGGGTCATTACGCTGCCGACCAGTCTGGCCGGCCTGGAAGCCGGTCAGGCCGAGATGGAGGGTGAATGGTTGATTGTCCCCTTCATGGCGCCGCAAATGGCGCAACGCTGAGGCAGCCTGAACTGTGGGGTTTCTCGGAGGCTTGCCTCCGGTGACCTGAATAATGGAGTCCGTTTGATAAGGAGGTGTGTGCATGGCGACGAGAGGCTGGTTCTCGGAGTCGTCGGCGCAGGTGGCGCAAATCGGCGACATCATGTTCCAGGGCCACTGGCAATGGGTCTCGAATGCGCTACAGGCCACCGCGGCAGCGGTTGACAACATCAACCGCAATGCTTACCCGGGCGTGTCCCGGAGCGGCTCGGGCGAGGGAGCGTTCAGCAGCAGCCCGAGCAACGGCTTCCGTCCGAAGCGCATTCGCTCGCGCTTCAACCGCTAGGCTGGCGGGCAGGCGTGAGGCGTGCGTTCTGTCGCCTCACGCCGATCCCTCGGGAGCGTTATGATTAACCTGCTCTACTACAGTCATACCACCGTACCGGCTCATCTGGAAGAGATTACGCGACTGGATGTGCTCGATCCTGACGAGCAAGTGCTGGTCGCGATAGATGGCGTTTTGGTCGATCAGCAGGGACAGCGGCTGAGCGGCCCAACGCTGCACGATTATTGTCTGATCACCGACTTGCGGGTGATCCTGTGGGCACGAGATTATGGCCGGCATTTGTGTTATGCCTTTCCATTGCATGAGCTGACGTTGATTGATGGGCGCGGGATTGATCCGATCCACGGCGCAGTGACGATGGGCTTTAGCGCGCCAGATACCGATGATCAGATTTTTACGCTGACTCTGGTACCACAGGCGTATGTGCCGGCATTGATGGTGTTGTTGCGTACAGCCGCCGAAACGGCAAGATCGGCGCTGGCTGCCGGCATCGATGCCCGGCAAGCCGCTCCTGATGTGATGACAGCGCTCGGTGCTGCTATTTATGGTTCCGAAGATGCGTTGCGCATAGATGAAACTCCATACCGCTGGCCGGGAGGTGCTGCACGTACCCCGGCAGCGCCAAATGCACTCTTTGCGATTGATCCGGCTAACCTGCCGCCAAATCAAATCTTTACCGCTGGTCGCCTCGCTCGTTCGGCATGGGACACGCTGCGGCGCACGTTGCGCGAGGCGGATTTGCCATTTGATTTAAGTCCGACCAGTATTCGTGAATTAACCGATGCTATTCGTGCTGTCAATGATTTGGTTCAGACTGTCGCAAATAATCCGGCAGCTCAACAGATTGCGCTGGCGTTTCTTAACCGGCAGATGGGGAATCAGCAGTCAACTGCGCCTTCTCCACCGGTTGAGCCGCCCACGCCTGAAGCAACACCAGCACCGCACCGCTACCACGAGATTCCGTTGCGCCGACGTGCCACACCCTCTCGCGAACCGGCAATGACTCAGCCGACTGCAACGGCTTCATCTCCATTGAATATCACGGATCGGCGCGAGATTCCGCTCCGCCGTCGGACAACCCCTCTTCACCGCACGTCGCTGGCAGCGTTGAGTGGATCGGGTGATGCCGATCAAGATCGAACGACATAAGTGTTGCAATCATCGGCGGTCGCAACCGCCCAAGGAGCAGGTATGAGACCATTTCTCGGTGTTAATGTGAGTATGGCCAGCGTCGAAGAGATGCAGCAGCGCGGTTTGCTTGAAGAAGGCGAGACCCTACTGGCACTGTTCGATGGTACGCTCCTCGACGAACAACGACGTCGCATTGGTGGCCTCGCGCTCGCCGATTTCGTTGCGCTGACCGACCGGCGGCTGATTCTGTGGGCGCGTGGGTTTTTCAATGATACTGTTGATGGCTTTCCGTGGAGTGATGTTGATGTGGTTCGTGCCGAGACCTGGGATCCGTGGCACGGGCGGGTGAGCCTGGCCCTGCGGATACCGGCAACACCACCGCGCAAACGCCGGGTGGCCCTCGGCGAAGTACAGGAAGCCGGTCAGCCGGAGCGCGTCATTATCAATACGCTCGATTATATGCCGGTTGAGGACGTCGATGTGCTGGCCAAAATGGTGGCCTGGGTTGGTGATCAGGTAGTAGCCGGTGTCACCGGTGAAGAACTGATCAAGGCATTTGAAGCAGAATTTCCGGCAGTTGAGCGGAAACCGCTACCGCCATTTTTCCTGGCTTCTGAACCAGCACCACCACCGATGCCAGAGCCGGCACCGCAACAACCAAAGAAGAAGCCATGGTGGAAGTTTGGCGCGGCTGATAAGGAAGAGGAAGCAACACCAGCCTCGCCGGGGAACCTGATTGCGGCTTACGAACGTCAGCGTAGCGGTAGTGGCGTGTCGCCAGAGACACCGCCGGCACCGGTTGGC
This genomic window from Chloroflexus aurantiacus J-10-fl contains:
- a CDS encoding ArsA family ATPase produces the protein MRTLIFTGKGGVGKTSVAAATALRAADRGLKTLVMSTDPAHSLADSLDLEGPLGPEPVRITKNLDALEVSIYHDIESNWGIVREHFAQLMAEQGVQGILADEMSVLPGMEEAFPLIRIKKHKERGDYDLLVIDCAPTGETLRLLSAPETFKWAINMLRGAERYVIRPLIRPMSKITPGLNKMVAPPEVYDAVDEMFRQMEGVTATLANPRETSIRLVMNPEKMVIKESQRALTYLSMYGMTVDMVVVNKILPLDQDSGYLNHWRDVQQRYLQDVEHAFVPLPIRRVPYYPEEVVGLEKLRQMGDDIYGDMDPTAVLYDRAPLDIAKVGDKSYRVKIRLPFADVSQLDLYQNGDELVIQIGDFRRVITLPTSLAGLEAGQAEMEGEWLIVPFMAPQMAQR
- a CDS encoding bacteriochlorophyll c-binding family protein, which produces MATRGWFSESSAQVAQIGDIMFQGHWQWVSNALQATAAAVDNINRNAYPGVSRSGSGEGAFSSSPSNGFRPKRIRSRFNR